A stretch of Fusobacterium massiliense DNA encodes these proteins:
- a CDS encoding NAD(P)H-dependent flavin oxidoreductase has protein sequence MLRIGNIDIKVPIFQGGMAIGVSMSDLAASVSNAGGVGVIAGTGLSKSDLLDEIKKTKEKIIGAGKVLGVNIMFATTNFMDLVDASIEGGVQFIIFGAGFSRDIFQYVKDKGVQAIPIVSSLKLAKISEKLGAPAVIVEGGNAGGHLGSEFDSWDIVPEVSHNISIPVIGAGGVMTPEDGERMLSLGAQGIQMGSRFVASKECGVSEIFKEMYVNAKEGDIVKIMSSAGLPANAITSPYVEKVLHETTDLPSHCTNCLKKCTRKFCVNEKLRKAHDGDFNGGIFFAGRDAWKIKEILSVNEIMNTFKKIFK, from the coding sequence ATGCTTAGAATTGGAAATATTGATATAAAAGTGCCTATTTTCCAAGGTGGTATGGCTATTGGAGTGTCGATGTCTGATCTTGCTGCGTCTGTTAGTAATGCTGGTGGGGTTGGAGTTATAGCCGGAACTGGTCTTTCAAAATCAGATTTATTAGATGAAATTAAAAAAACTAAAGAAAAAATAATTGGTGCTGGGAAAGTTTTAGGTGTAAATATTATGTTTGCTACCACAAATTTTATGGATTTAGTTGATGCTTCCATCGAAGGAGGAGTGCAATTCATAATATTTGGAGCTGGATTTTCAAGAGATATTTTTCAATATGTAAAAGATAAAGGTGTTCAAGCTATTCCAATAGTGTCTTCTTTAAAATTAGCAAAGATTTCTGAAAAATTAGGTGCTCCTGCTGTAATTGTTGAAGGTGGAAATGCTGGAGGACATTTAGGTAGTGAGTTTGATTCTTGGGATATAGTTCCTGAAGTTTCTCATAATATTTCTATACCTGTTATAGGAGCTGGTGGAGTTATGACTCCCGAAGATGGAGAAAGAATGCTTTCATTAGGAGCTCAAGGTATACAAATGGGAAGTCGTTTTGTTGCTTCTAAAGAATGTGGAGTAAGTGAAATATTTAAAGAAATGTATGTTAATGCAAAAGAAGGAGACATAGTAAAAATAATGAGTTCAGCTGGTTTACCTGCTAATGCAATAACTAGCCCATATGTTGAAAAAGTTTTACACGAAACTACTGACTTGCCTAGTCACTGTACTAATTGTTTAAAAAAATGTACTAGAAAGTTTTGTGTCAATGAAAAATTAAGAAAAGCCCACGATGGTGATTTTAACGGAGGTATATTCTTTGCAGGTAGAGATGCTTGGAAAATTAAAGAAATACTTTCTGTAAATGAAATTATGAATACTTTTAAAAAGATATTCAAATAA